A single genomic interval of Vanessa atalanta chromosome 12, ilVanAtal1.2, whole genome shotgun sequence harbors:
- the LOC125067585 gene encoding uncharacterized protein LOC125067585 isoform X2 has translation MGVFKWLRRERVTVTTSHVGPSPSIDDTPIQVGTIRTEEYKRDLAEFQARRSSGSKDLQVTPVKKKCGRHSLPVSCTDCTGDPDSTFNYEKKSAMKYKKKSHKRTRSAHSDEKIHEGVPNIQFLFQNQVFMPGNMFTAASYSEPRQTNRHNSNQRSPDFFIQKHIDFKDDQPGKMAGITPPFFFKNNSLPFDTKNFLDGARSDEEEVDGVQAAGDVKASSSSSGSRQNDSCEEKLWEVMSELNHFDQWADEQLQAPSLNTSKSDDSKSDVSMFGLPIASACNLNVTIDKSKAWSNGKWGVVPVQIKKLAGVTIEHVKKKRNMEINILRKCRHPNIILLMGLYPDVNSNIHIICERCTDTLFGILHVQGRILSVQTSVHYALDIANALVFLHMQGYLHTELSSMSVMITAQDTAKLSDLGPCTKLPAQKGNEDKGYEMYSSEPQYVNLSESRDVTSDSEPLLSQRSSEAYLSSNAVSKHYKAYSESEHYRWQAPELFEPDEEGFVHPCSKSDVYSLSIMLWECCNASLPWKALSYGQLKRQYAARRGVALPADGTYPGAVLGALRAGLAPRRPARTALAALRAQLLHAQSTLDEMEYIIIPAQLSKNKLSLSTQPWDTTSPTDSDYLSPKNIEHKAEIHTRDSPGDTSKENSPLYETIRQIKLPTAHTTDKCFILSDEENPPMKFDLLQENECSSACSTPLAKLRARINDVVTPGTLHRSDSTEYCSILSPDTRLNNFGLTDDSIKDQSYERPTAKLSRSFTPKSYKPLHIKVPEFNLDSIKPLLKEQNSTERSSYNFNIKNYSLPNTPIARSNKLRKNAWLSGELNVNRSKTEETSKVPSAMPNNREIKIEVSNMVLTSSDPPQEKEDKSEILSSNQPEGNEIVSSGSADTLRDSFTGLRRVSLAGGAPLERARSLGCVKGARPDDALASVYVKPLVAIHERWIHEANKKTGRSMSLPEDNRSRVQAVKPASHCVDTLQTSLPAPARRRPPRAAHVAGHWEQYCQAREVVSKSMNFPPLDTNTWTKASEKGTITEDIVTGPPKIDRSTDTLSIEEFIRDLIRKEFHHLVNEITDNTSESTNSLQKGDDLLNKGVANILESLKNADESDQAAKKDTVKSFSRVKINGNNKPLLQITFNRSGENSLQVLDNCVNVTICDSNSGKDKLNLSMEDTLTGEDIHINSLKRCQAFSAIQEARSTEDLYIDDDLSTHMQENFGGRVKLIPLHGSLHEILCEKADDCCLVKVKQENGCDTIYFRCDNSDTESRDAVDGHEGPRDTVVFKRSISLIEERIQRVFPKDKRPNPVVALKKLNDKLNARPKSEIFIKNINRDTRVLSNSSPSLFTRDDKNDEVELNIENVMCYQDSSSEECLKCQVENDDFEMLEREIEEDLAKNINSLTCGCLEKISEENLSVINEDITDKN, from the exons AGAACGTGTGACCGTCACAACCAGCCATGTAGGCCCCTCGCCTTCCATCGACGATACTCCTATACAAGTCGGAACTATACGGACAGAAGAATACAAACGTGATCTCGCTGAATTCCAAGCAAGGAGATCTTCTGGAAGCAAAGATCTGCAAGTAACACCCGTGAAGAAGAAATGCGGACGTCACTCTCTTCCCGTATCTTGCACAGATTGCACCGGCGACCCAGACAGCACGTTTAACTACGAGAAAAAATCcgctatgaaatataaaaaaaagtcgcaCAAACGAACTCGAAGCGCGCATTCCGACGAAAAAATTCACGAAGGTGTTCCGAACATACAGTTTCTCTTCCAAAACCAAGTCTTCATGCCGGGCAATATGTTCACAGCGGCGTCATACTCTGAGCCACGTCAAACCAACCGTCATAACTCAAATCAACGCTCGCCAGACTTCTTTATTCAAAAGCATATCGATTTTAAAGACGACCAACCCGGAAAAATGGCGGGGATAACCCCGCCATTTTTCTTTAAGAATAATTCGTTACCTTTCGAcactaaaaactttttggaCGGAGCGAGAAGCGACGAAGAGGAAGTTGACGGAGTGCAGGCGGCAGGGGACGTGAAAGCATCTAGCTCAAGTTCGGGAAGTCGTCAAAATGATAGTTGCGAAGAGAAACTTTGGGAAGTGATGAGTGAATTGAATCACTTTGACCAGTGGGCGGATGAGCAGCTGCAGGCGCCATCGCTGAATACAAGCAAATCTGACGATAGTAAG AGTGACGTAAGCATGTTCGGACTACCGATCGCGAGTGCATGCAATTTGAATGTGACGATTGATAAGAGCAAAGCATGGAGCAACGGCAAGTGGGGAGTGGTGCCAGTGCAGATCAAAAAGCTGGCCGGAGTCACCATCGAGCATGTCAAGAAGAAAAGGAACATGGAGATAAATATACTAAG aaaatgtCGCCATCCAAATATAATACTTCTCATGGGACTCTATCCGGATGTTAAtagtaatattcatataatatgcgAAAGATGCACCGATACATTGTTTGGTATACTTCATGTAcag GGTCGTATTTTAAGCGTTCAAACGTCGGTCCACTACGCATTAGACATCGCGAACGCATTAGTATTCCTACATATGCAAGGCTATCTCCACACTGAGCTGTCTAGCATGAGCGTAATGATAACCGCACAAGACACTGCGAAACTGTCTGACCTTGGACCCTGTACGAAACTTCCAGCTCAGAAAGGTAATGAGGACAAGGGGTATGAAATGTATTCATCAGAGCCGCAGTACGTCAACTTGAGTG AAAGCCGCGACGTAACCTCGGACTCCGAGCCGCTCCTGTCGCAGCGCTCGTCCGAGGCCTACCTCAGCTCCAACGCTGTATCGAAGCACTATAAAGCTTACTCCGAATCTGAGCACTATCGCTGGCAGGCTCCTGAACTCTTCGAGCCTGACGAAGAGGGTTTTGTTCATCCGTGTTCTAAGAGCGATGTGTATTCCCTCTCCATTATGCTCTGGGAATGCTGTAATG CGTCGCTGCCGTGGAAGGCGCTGTCGTACGGCCAGCTGAAGCGGCAGtacgcggcgcggcgcggcgtgGCGCTGCCCGCGGACGGCACGTACCCCGGCGCCGTGCTGGGCGCGCTGCGCGCCGGCCTGGCGCCGCGCCGCCCCGCGCGCACCGCGCTGGCCGCACTGCGCGCGCAGCTGCTGCACGCGCAG AGTACTCTCGATGAAATGgagtatataataataccaGCTCAACtatccaaaaataaattgagtcTCAGTACTCAGCCTTGGGATACCACTTCGCCCACCGATTCCGATTACCTCAGCCCCAAGAACATTGAACACAAAGCCGAAATTCACACACGTGATAGCCCCGGCGATACCTCCAAGGAGAATAGCCCTTTGTATGAAACCATACGACAGATAAAATTACCAACTGCTCATACTACGGATAAGTGTTTTATATTGTCCGATGAGGAAAATCCACCTATGAAATTCGACCTATTACAAGAGAATGAATGTTCAAGCGCCTGCTCAACTCCCCTAGCTAAACTTCGAGCGAGAATCAACGACGTAGTTACGCCGGGAACTTTACACAGAAGTGACTCAACTGAATACTGCAGTATCCTTAGCCCGGATACGCGTTTGAACAATTTTGGTCTCACTGATGATAGCATTAAGGATCAAAGTTACGAGCGACCGACGGCTAAACTGAGCAGGAGCTTCACACCGAAGTCTTATAAACCCTTGCATATAAAAGTGCCAGAATTCAATTTGGACTCTATTAAGCCGTTGCTAAAGGAACAAAATAGCACTGAGCGCtcttcttataattttaatataaagaactaCAGCTTGCCAAACACGCCGATCGCGCGAAGTAATAAGTTAAGAAAGAATGCTTGGTTGTCGggagaattaaatgtaaacagaAGTAAAACTGAGGAGACTTCGAAGGTTCCTTCCGCTATGCCGAATAATCGAg aaATCAAAATCGAAGTCTCGAATATGGTTTTGACTTCGTCGGACCCGCCTCAAGAAAAGGAGGACAAGTCAGAAATTTTATCCTCCAATCAGCCGGAGGGAAACGAAATCGTATCGAGTGGTAGTGCAGATACATTAAGGGATAGCTTTACAGGTCTAAGAAG GGTCTCGCTGGCGGGCGGCGCGCCGCTGGAGCGCGCGCGCTCGCTGGGCTGCGTGAAGGGCGCGCGGCCGGACGACGCGCTCGCCAGCGTCTACGTCAAGCCGCTCGTCGCCATCCACGAGCGCTGGATACACGAGGCCAACAAGAAGACGGGCCGCTCCATGTCGCTGCCGGAGGACAACCGGAG TCGAGTGCAAGCGGTGAAGCCCGCCTCGCACTGCGTGGACACGCTGCAGACGTCGCTGCCCGCGCcggcgcgccgccgcccgccgcgcgccgcgcacGTCGCCG gcCACTGGGAACAATACTGTCAAGCGCGAGAAGTAGTCTCGAAAAGTATGAACTTCCCGCCTCTAGACACAAATACCTGGACAAAAGCTTCGGAAAAAGG GACAATAACTGAAGATATTGTAACTGGCCCACCCAAAATCGACCGTTCAACTGATACACTAAGCATTGAAGAATTCATTCGAGATTTAATTCGAAAGGAATTCCATCATCTAGTTAACGAAATAACTGACAATACTTCAGAATCTACCAACAGTCTTCAAAAAGGCGATGACTTACTAAACAAAGGCGTCGCTAACATTCTGGAATCTTTGAAAAATGCTGACGAGAGTGACCAAGCCGCTAAGAAGGATACAGTTAAATCATTTTCAAGAGTAAAAATAAACGGTAACAATAAACCATTGTTGCAAATCACATTTAACCGTTCGGGTGAGAATAGTTTGCAAGTTCTAGATAACTGTGTCAATGTGACAATATGTGACTCAAATAGCGGCAaagataaacttaatttatccATGGAAGACACTTTAACAGGAGAagatattcatattaattcGTTGAAACGATGCCAAGCTTTCAGTGCTATTCAG GAAGCTCGCAGCACCGAGGACTTATATATCGACGACGATCTCTCGACTCACATGCAAGAGAACTTCGGCGGCAGAGTGAAGTTGATCCCCTTACACGGGTCCCTCCACGAGATCCTCTGCGAGAAGGCGGACGACTGCTGCCTCGTCAAAGTGAAGCAGGAGAACGGCTGCGACACCATCTACTTCCGCTGTGATAACTCCGACACGGAGTCCCGGGACGCCGTCGACGGCCACGAAGGACCGAGAGACACGGTGGTCTTCAAACGAAGCATTTCCTTGATCGAGGAACGCATTCAGCGTGTATTCCCGAAGGACAAGAGACCGAATCCCGTCGTGGCTCTCAAAAAACTGAACGACAAGCTAAATGCTCGTCCCAAATctgaaatctttattaaaaacatcaacaGGGACACCCGCGTGCTAAGCAACAGTAGTCCGTCTTTATTCACAAGGGACGATAAAAACGACGAAGTCGAATTGAATATTGAGAACGTCATGTGCTACCAGGACTCGTCGTCGGAAGAATGCTTGAAGTGTCAAGTTGAAAATGACGACTTCGAGATGTTGGAGCGAGAGATCGAGGAAGATTTAGCGAAGAACATCAACTCGCTCACCTGCGGATGTTTGGAAAAAATATCAGAGGAAAATCTCTCCGTCATTAACGAGGACATCACAGATAAAAACTGA
- the LOC125067585 gene encoding uncharacterized protein LOC125067585 isoform X1 encodes MGVFKWLRRERVTVTTSHVGPSPSIDDTPIQVGTIRTEEYKRDLAEFQARRSSGSKDLQVTPVKKKCGRHSLPVSCTDCTGDPDSTFNYEKKSAMKYKKKSHKRTRSAHSDEKIHEGVPNIQFLFQNQVFMPGNMFTAASYSEPRQTNRHNSNQRSPDFFIQKHIDFKDDQPGKMAGITPPFFFKNNSLPFDTKNFLDGARSDEEEVDGVQAAGDVKASSSSSGSRQNDSCEEKLWEVMSELNHFDQWADEQLQAPSLNTSKSDDSKSDVSMFGLPIASACNLNVTIDKSKAWSNGKWGVVPVQIKKLAGVTIEHVKKKRNMEINILRKCRHPNIILLMGLYPDVNSNIHIICERCTDTLFGILHVQGRILSVQTSVHYALDIANALVFLHMQGYLHTELSSMSVMITAQDTAKLSDLGPCTKLPAQKGNEDKGYEMYSSEPQYVNLSESRDVTSDSEPLLSQRSSEAYLSSNAVSKHYKAYSESEHYRWQAPELFEPDEEGFVHPCSKSDVYSLSIMLWECCNASLPWKALSYGQLKRQYAARRGVALPADGTYPGAVLGALRAGLAPRRPARTALAALRAQLLHAQSTLDEMEYIIIPAQLSKNKLSLSTQPWDTTSPTDSDYLSPKNIEHKAEIHTRDSPGDTSKENSPLYETIRQIKLPTAHTTDKCFILSDEENPPMKFDLLQENECSSACSTPLAKLRARINDVVTPGTLHRSDSTEYCSILSPDTRLNNFGLTDDSIKDQSYERPTAKLSRSFTPKSYKPLHIKVPEFNLDSIKPLLKEQNSTERSSYNFNIKNYSLPNTPIARSNKLRKNAWLSGELNVNRSKTEETSKVPSAMPNNREIKIEVSNMVLTSSDPPQEKEDKSEILSSNQPEGNEIVSSGSADTLRDSFTGLRRVSLAGGAPLERARSLGCVKGARPDDALASVYVKPLVAIHERWIHEANKKTGRSMSLPEDNRSSRVQAVKPASHCVDTLQTSLPAPARRRPPRAAHVAGHWEQYCQAREVVSKSMNFPPLDTNTWTKASEKGTITEDIVTGPPKIDRSTDTLSIEEFIRDLIRKEFHHLVNEITDNTSESTNSLQKGDDLLNKGVANILESLKNADESDQAAKKDTVKSFSRVKINGNNKPLLQITFNRSGENSLQVLDNCVNVTICDSNSGKDKLNLSMEDTLTGEDIHINSLKRCQAFSAIQEARSTEDLYIDDDLSTHMQENFGGRVKLIPLHGSLHEILCEKADDCCLVKVKQENGCDTIYFRCDNSDTESRDAVDGHEGPRDTVVFKRSISLIEERIQRVFPKDKRPNPVVALKKLNDKLNARPKSEIFIKNINRDTRVLSNSSPSLFTRDDKNDEVELNIENVMCYQDSSSEECLKCQVENDDFEMLEREIEEDLAKNINSLTCGCLEKISEENLSVINEDITDKN; translated from the exons AGAACGTGTGACCGTCACAACCAGCCATGTAGGCCCCTCGCCTTCCATCGACGATACTCCTATACAAGTCGGAACTATACGGACAGAAGAATACAAACGTGATCTCGCTGAATTCCAAGCAAGGAGATCTTCTGGAAGCAAAGATCTGCAAGTAACACCCGTGAAGAAGAAATGCGGACGTCACTCTCTTCCCGTATCTTGCACAGATTGCACCGGCGACCCAGACAGCACGTTTAACTACGAGAAAAAATCcgctatgaaatataaaaaaaagtcgcaCAAACGAACTCGAAGCGCGCATTCCGACGAAAAAATTCACGAAGGTGTTCCGAACATACAGTTTCTCTTCCAAAACCAAGTCTTCATGCCGGGCAATATGTTCACAGCGGCGTCATACTCTGAGCCACGTCAAACCAACCGTCATAACTCAAATCAACGCTCGCCAGACTTCTTTATTCAAAAGCATATCGATTTTAAAGACGACCAACCCGGAAAAATGGCGGGGATAACCCCGCCATTTTTCTTTAAGAATAATTCGTTACCTTTCGAcactaaaaactttttggaCGGAGCGAGAAGCGACGAAGAGGAAGTTGACGGAGTGCAGGCGGCAGGGGACGTGAAAGCATCTAGCTCAAGTTCGGGAAGTCGTCAAAATGATAGTTGCGAAGAGAAACTTTGGGAAGTGATGAGTGAATTGAATCACTTTGACCAGTGGGCGGATGAGCAGCTGCAGGCGCCATCGCTGAATACAAGCAAATCTGACGATAGTAAG AGTGACGTAAGCATGTTCGGACTACCGATCGCGAGTGCATGCAATTTGAATGTGACGATTGATAAGAGCAAAGCATGGAGCAACGGCAAGTGGGGAGTGGTGCCAGTGCAGATCAAAAAGCTGGCCGGAGTCACCATCGAGCATGTCAAGAAGAAAAGGAACATGGAGATAAATATACTAAG aaaatgtCGCCATCCAAATATAATACTTCTCATGGGACTCTATCCGGATGTTAAtagtaatattcatataatatgcgAAAGATGCACCGATACATTGTTTGGTATACTTCATGTAcag GGTCGTATTTTAAGCGTTCAAACGTCGGTCCACTACGCATTAGACATCGCGAACGCATTAGTATTCCTACATATGCAAGGCTATCTCCACACTGAGCTGTCTAGCATGAGCGTAATGATAACCGCACAAGACACTGCGAAACTGTCTGACCTTGGACCCTGTACGAAACTTCCAGCTCAGAAAGGTAATGAGGACAAGGGGTATGAAATGTATTCATCAGAGCCGCAGTACGTCAACTTGAGTG AAAGCCGCGACGTAACCTCGGACTCCGAGCCGCTCCTGTCGCAGCGCTCGTCCGAGGCCTACCTCAGCTCCAACGCTGTATCGAAGCACTATAAAGCTTACTCCGAATCTGAGCACTATCGCTGGCAGGCTCCTGAACTCTTCGAGCCTGACGAAGAGGGTTTTGTTCATCCGTGTTCTAAGAGCGATGTGTATTCCCTCTCCATTATGCTCTGGGAATGCTGTAATG CGTCGCTGCCGTGGAAGGCGCTGTCGTACGGCCAGCTGAAGCGGCAGtacgcggcgcggcgcggcgtgGCGCTGCCCGCGGACGGCACGTACCCCGGCGCCGTGCTGGGCGCGCTGCGCGCCGGCCTGGCGCCGCGCCGCCCCGCGCGCACCGCGCTGGCCGCACTGCGCGCGCAGCTGCTGCACGCGCAG AGTACTCTCGATGAAATGgagtatataataataccaGCTCAACtatccaaaaataaattgagtcTCAGTACTCAGCCTTGGGATACCACTTCGCCCACCGATTCCGATTACCTCAGCCCCAAGAACATTGAACACAAAGCCGAAATTCACACACGTGATAGCCCCGGCGATACCTCCAAGGAGAATAGCCCTTTGTATGAAACCATACGACAGATAAAATTACCAACTGCTCATACTACGGATAAGTGTTTTATATTGTCCGATGAGGAAAATCCACCTATGAAATTCGACCTATTACAAGAGAATGAATGTTCAAGCGCCTGCTCAACTCCCCTAGCTAAACTTCGAGCGAGAATCAACGACGTAGTTACGCCGGGAACTTTACACAGAAGTGACTCAACTGAATACTGCAGTATCCTTAGCCCGGATACGCGTTTGAACAATTTTGGTCTCACTGATGATAGCATTAAGGATCAAAGTTACGAGCGACCGACGGCTAAACTGAGCAGGAGCTTCACACCGAAGTCTTATAAACCCTTGCATATAAAAGTGCCAGAATTCAATTTGGACTCTATTAAGCCGTTGCTAAAGGAACAAAATAGCACTGAGCGCtcttcttataattttaatataaagaactaCAGCTTGCCAAACACGCCGATCGCGCGAAGTAATAAGTTAAGAAAGAATGCTTGGTTGTCGggagaattaaatgtaaacagaAGTAAAACTGAGGAGACTTCGAAGGTTCCTTCCGCTATGCCGAATAATCGAg aaATCAAAATCGAAGTCTCGAATATGGTTTTGACTTCGTCGGACCCGCCTCAAGAAAAGGAGGACAAGTCAGAAATTTTATCCTCCAATCAGCCGGAGGGAAACGAAATCGTATCGAGTGGTAGTGCAGATACATTAAGGGATAGCTTTACAGGTCTAAGAAG GGTCTCGCTGGCGGGCGGCGCGCCGCTGGAGCGCGCGCGCTCGCTGGGCTGCGTGAAGGGCGCGCGGCCGGACGACGCGCTCGCCAGCGTCTACGTCAAGCCGCTCGTCGCCATCCACGAGCGCTGGATACACGAGGCCAACAAGAAGACGGGCCGCTCCATGTCGCTGCCGGAGGACAACCGGAG cAGTCGAGTGCAAGCGGTGAAGCCCGCCTCGCACTGCGTGGACACGCTGCAGACGTCGCTGCCCGCGCcggcgcgccgccgcccgccgcgcgccgcgcacGTCGCCG gcCACTGGGAACAATACTGTCAAGCGCGAGAAGTAGTCTCGAAAAGTATGAACTTCCCGCCTCTAGACACAAATACCTGGACAAAAGCTTCGGAAAAAGG GACAATAACTGAAGATATTGTAACTGGCCCACCCAAAATCGACCGTTCAACTGATACACTAAGCATTGAAGAATTCATTCGAGATTTAATTCGAAAGGAATTCCATCATCTAGTTAACGAAATAACTGACAATACTTCAGAATCTACCAACAGTCTTCAAAAAGGCGATGACTTACTAAACAAAGGCGTCGCTAACATTCTGGAATCTTTGAAAAATGCTGACGAGAGTGACCAAGCCGCTAAGAAGGATACAGTTAAATCATTTTCAAGAGTAAAAATAAACGGTAACAATAAACCATTGTTGCAAATCACATTTAACCGTTCGGGTGAGAATAGTTTGCAAGTTCTAGATAACTGTGTCAATGTGACAATATGTGACTCAAATAGCGGCAaagataaacttaatttatccATGGAAGACACTTTAACAGGAGAagatattcatattaattcGTTGAAACGATGCCAAGCTTTCAGTGCTATTCAG GAAGCTCGCAGCACCGAGGACTTATATATCGACGACGATCTCTCGACTCACATGCAAGAGAACTTCGGCGGCAGAGTGAAGTTGATCCCCTTACACGGGTCCCTCCACGAGATCCTCTGCGAGAAGGCGGACGACTGCTGCCTCGTCAAAGTGAAGCAGGAGAACGGCTGCGACACCATCTACTTCCGCTGTGATAACTCCGACACGGAGTCCCGGGACGCCGTCGACGGCCACGAAGGACCGAGAGACACGGTGGTCTTCAAACGAAGCATTTCCTTGATCGAGGAACGCATTCAGCGTGTATTCCCGAAGGACAAGAGACCGAATCCCGTCGTGGCTCTCAAAAAACTGAACGACAAGCTAAATGCTCGTCCCAAATctgaaatctttattaaaaacatcaacaGGGACACCCGCGTGCTAAGCAACAGTAGTCCGTCTTTATTCACAAGGGACGATAAAAACGACGAAGTCGAATTGAATATTGAGAACGTCATGTGCTACCAGGACTCGTCGTCGGAAGAATGCTTGAAGTGTCAAGTTGAAAATGACGACTTCGAGATGTTGGAGCGAGAGATCGAGGAAGATTTAGCGAAGAACATCAACTCGCTCACCTGCGGATGTTTGGAAAAAATATCAGAGGAAAATCTCTCCGTCATTAACGAGGACATCACAGATAAAAACTGA